The following coding sequences lie in one Arthrobacter globiformis genomic window:
- a CDS encoding long-chain-fatty-acid--CoA ligase, whose protein sequence is MSPFHDRPWTHLYPPSVQAMQSIPETTLGELLSLSRERFANRVAMTFEGRTWSFQDLHRQAHALARLLINQGLTRGDRVAVVLPNRPEYVAAIFGIVLAGGIVVQVNCRYPAEEIRRILEDSGAAIVVATGEAAQRCSPGETEFLGRKLIRVDTAGESSPALPGTPYTRLEEYLGLEPLQPASDPSDVAVLQYTGGTTGAAKGVMLTHRNLIANVEQRFAVTYGLLDVPEGAKTVNVLPMCHVFALTAVTLLAVRSGMNQLLIQDFRAAEMLTTIRDEKPYVFSGVPTMYTALNREPGVGTSGLDAVAIYNSAGAGFPLEQIEQFERNSGGRIIEGFGISEASPSTHLNPLFAPRKVGSIGIPLPLTDVRVVHQDGGNLEELPVGEIGEMIVRGPQVMKGYWNRPEQTAETLRDGWLLTGDLATMDEEGYFFIVGRKKEMIVTSGFNVYPAEVEQILTKFPGMLEAAVVGRDDEYRGEKVIAYITLEPGLSVTDEELDAHCRKHLAGYKVPREYIRLDRLPRTPVGKIAKNELPRVTHPVSGAK, encoded by the coding sequence ATGTCCCCGTTCCACGACCGCCCCTGGACGCATCTCTATCCACCCTCGGTCCAGGCGATGCAGTCCATCCCGGAGACGACGCTGGGCGAGCTGCTCTCCCTCTCCCGTGAACGGTTTGCAAACAGGGTCGCCATGACGTTTGAGGGCAGGACCTGGAGTTTCCAGGACCTTCACCGGCAGGCACACGCACTCGCACGGCTCCTGATCAACCAGGGACTCACCCGTGGTGACAGGGTCGCCGTCGTGCTGCCCAACCGTCCGGAATACGTGGCAGCGATCTTCGGAATCGTGCTGGCAGGCGGCATCGTCGTGCAGGTCAACTGCCGTTACCCCGCCGAGGAAATACGCAGGATCCTGGAGGACTCCGGTGCCGCAATCGTGGTCGCAACCGGCGAAGCGGCACAGCGCTGCTCACCCGGGGAAACGGAGTTCCTCGGCCGCAAACTCATCCGCGTGGACACGGCGGGGGAGTCCTCTCCTGCTCTGCCCGGGACCCCTTACACCCGGCTGGAGGAATACCTGGGTCTGGAACCACTGCAACCCGCGTCCGACCCGTCCGACGTAGCCGTCTTGCAGTACACCGGCGGGACGACCGGCGCTGCCAAGGGCGTGATGCTCACCCACCGCAACCTTATTGCCAACGTCGAACAGCGCTTCGCCGTGACGTATGGCCTTCTCGACGTCCCGGAAGGGGCCAAAACAGTCAACGTGCTGCCAATGTGCCACGTCTTCGCCCTGACGGCAGTCACGCTCCTCGCAGTCCGCTCCGGAATGAACCAGCTGCTCATCCAGGACTTCCGGGCGGCAGAGATGCTCACCACCATCCGCGACGAAAAGCCTTACGTCTTCAGCGGCGTCCCGACGATGTACACCGCACTGAACCGGGAACCCGGTGTCGGCACCAGCGGCCTGGATGCGGTAGCCATCTACAACAGCGCCGGTGCGGGCTTCCCGCTGGAGCAGATCGAGCAGTTCGAACGAAACAGCGGCGGCCGCATCATCGAAGGCTTCGGGATCAGCGAGGCATCCCCCTCAACCCACCTGAACCCTCTCTTCGCCCCGCGTAAGGTGGGCAGCATCGGCATTCCCCTTCCGTTGACCGACGTCCGGGTCGTCCACCAGGACGGCGGCAATCTGGAAGAACTGCCGGTCGGAGAGATCGGGGAAATGATCGTGCGCGGTCCACAGGTGATGAAGGGCTACTGGAACCGCCCGGAACAAACCGCGGAAACCCTGCGCGACGGCTGGCTGCTGACCGGCGACCTCGCCACCATGGATGAAGAAGGCTACTTCTTCATCGTCGGACGAAAAAAAGAAATGATCGTCACCAGTGGCTTCAACGTCTACCCGGCCGAAGTGGAACAGATCCTGACGAAGTTCCCCGGGATGCTGGAAGCCGCCGTCGTCGGACGGGACGACGAATACCGCGGGGAAAAGGTTATCGCCTACATCACGCTGGAACCGGGGCTCTCCGTGACGGATGAAGAGCTCGACGCGCACTGCCGCAAACACCTGGCAGGCTACAAAGTGCCCCGGGAATACATCCGCCTGGACAGGCTGCCGCGGACGCCGGTGGGAAAGATAGCCAAGAATGAACTGCCGCGGGTTACCCATCCCGTGTCCGGCGCGAAGTAG
- a CDS encoding NAD(P)H-quinone oxidoreductase has protein sequence MYAISVSEPGGPEAMEWTIAADPVPGPGEVVIDVAASGVNRADLHQRQGNYPPPEGASDILGLECSGTISEVGAGVSGWDVGDRVCALLSGGGYAERVAVPADQLLPVPAGVGLEEAAALPEAACTVWSNIAMYARLAPGETFLVHGGGSGIGTHAIQVAAALGARVAVTAGTAEKMEACLGLGAAIAINYRETDFVTSLLEQTNGHGADVILDIMGSSYLDRNISALAKDGRIAVLGFQGGANSELHLARLMAKRGTIHAAGLRSRPVHGTGGKKSIIEEVAKHLWPMIASKTIRPVVHAYLPVGQAAAAHRLLDAPETVGKVVLTMN, from the coding sequence ATGTATGCCATCTCTGTATCCGAACCCGGCGGGCCCGAGGCCATGGAATGGACCATCGCCGCCGACCCCGTTCCCGGTCCCGGAGAAGTCGTCATTGACGTCGCAGCCTCTGGAGTGAACCGCGCGGACCTGCACCAGCGGCAGGGAAACTATCCTCCTCCAGAAGGCGCCAGCGACATCCTGGGTCTGGAGTGCTCCGGAACGATCTCCGAAGTCGGGGCCGGGGTGAGCGGATGGGACGTCGGGGACCGGGTGTGCGCACTCCTGAGCGGTGGCGGGTACGCCGAACGGGTCGCGGTTCCCGCCGATCAGCTGCTTCCCGTCCCGGCCGGCGTCGGTTTGGAAGAAGCGGCAGCTCTGCCCGAAGCGGCCTGTACCGTGTGGTCCAACATCGCCATGTACGCCCGGCTCGCTCCCGGAGAAACCTTCCTGGTCCACGGCGGCGGCAGCGGCATCGGAACCCACGCCATCCAAGTCGCAGCAGCACTGGGCGCCCGCGTCGCCGTCACCGCAGGAACCGCGGAAAAAATGGAGGCCTGCCTAGGGCTGGGCGCAGCCATCGCAATCAACTACCGGGAAACCGACTTCGTGACCTCGCTCCTGGAACAAACCAACGGGCACGGGGCAGACGTCATCCTCGACATCATGGGCTCCTCATACCTTGACCGGAACATCTCCGCCCTGGCCAAGGACGGGCGGATCGCGGTCCTCGGTTTTCAGGGCGGAGCCAACAGCGAACTGCATCTGGCACGACTGATGGCCAAACGCGGAACCATCCACGCCGCCGGCCTGCGCAGTCGCCCGGTGCACGGGACGGGCGGCAAGAAAAGCATCATTGAGGAGGTCGCCAAACACCTCTGGCCGATGATCGCAAGCAAAACAATCCGCCCCGTGGTCCACGCCTATCTCCCGGTCGGTCAGGCCGCCGCAGCCCACCGCCTGCTCGACGCACCGGAGACCGTCGGCAAAGTCGTTCTGACGATGAACTGA
- a CDS encoding 3-hydroxyacyl-CoA dehydrogenase NAD-binding domain-containing protein, whose amino-acid sequence MTDETVTHVRTDHHVRNNVRITLLTLDNGSRRPVTLGPSSLTNLSTALSAINLKETDAIAVTGVGSTFCAGADLKQMALAATAPEAEEVAAQGLDVLGQLRALDVPTFAFLNGTALGGGLELALHADYRTAAESVRALGLPEVRLGLIPGWGGIPLATTLLGTASAARLVVTDSLNGRTLTADAASAMGLLDVVVPDDAFLDASLRFAADIVSGHRRRPPRPAPVHDPQALQKIRRSLDERLHGAAPAPYRALELLETSGLTLGAPNPAGRQMPLPGHQEQVRAFGELLLSEQARASRYALTLTQSAAKPVPKMDPSAEPRPVRAVGVIGAGLMASQLALLFARQLRVPVLLTDLSSNRIDSALEWISNQTEKLVTRGLLNSTEAEDVRALITGTTDKSDFADRDVVIEAVFEELDVKRQVFAQVEDVLSPEAILLTNTSSLSIADIAAGLSHPERLVGFHFFNPVDVLPLVELIATPQTDPATVSTALALARKLHKTPVLVKDRPGFVVNRLLTRLISETLQLIDDGADPHTVDHALDSLGLPMTPLRLLQFIGPAVQQHIGDTLHAAYPDRFTVSSSLKAIVTAGMPGYLDKDGQISPAAAALLPEPAPIAPDQVRTQILDALSQETELMLTETVVEGPEHIDLCMILGANFPFHTGGLTPLLDREAGTAFRADPNRTAKETV is encoded by the coding sequence ATGACCGACGAGACGGTAACCCATGTCCGGACCGACCATCATGTGCGGAACAACGTCCGCATCACTCTGCTGACCCTGGACAACGGCAGCCGACGGCCCGTCACACTTGGGCCGTCTTCGCTGACGAACCTGTCCACAGCCCTCAGCGCCATCAACCTCAAAGAAACCGATGCCATCGCGGTAACCGGGGTGGGATCAACCTTTTGCGCCGGCGCGGACCTGAAACAGATGGCCCTGGCAGCCACCGCGCCTGAAGCCGAAGAAGTTGCCGCCCAGGGGCTGGACGTTCTCGGGCAGCTGCGCGCCCTCGACGTCCCGACCTTCGCCTTCCTCAACGGAACAGCCCTCGGCGGGGGCCTGGAACTGGCCCTGCACGCGGACTACCGCACCGCGGCAGAATCCGTGCGCGCCTTGGGCCTTCCGGAGGTCCGGCTTGGACTCATCCCGGGATGGGGAGGCATACCGCTGGCCACAACCCTGCTCGGCACAGCGTCGGCCGCCCGCCTGGTAGTCACGGACTCCCTGAACGGCCGGACCCTGACGGCCGACGCCGCATCAGCAATGGGACTCCTGGACGTGGTGGTCCCTGATGACGCCTTCCTGGATGCCTCCCTCCGCTTCGCGGCCGACATTGTCTCTGGGCACCGCAGACGCCCGCCACGCCCGGCTCCCGTCCACGACCCGCAGGCACTGCAGAAGATTCGCCGCTCCCTCGACGAGCGCCTCCACGGCGCCGCCCCTGCCCCCTACCGGGCGCTGGAGCTCCTCGAAACCTCAGGCCTAACCCTGGGCGCGCCAAACCCTGCCGGCAGGCAAATGCCCCTCCCGGGACATCAGGAGCAGGTCCGCGCCTTCGGCGAGCTCCTGCTCTCCGAACAGGCCCGCGCCAGCAGATACGCCTTGACCCTCACCCAATCCGCTGCGAAGCCAGTACCTAAAATGGATCCCTCCGCAGAGCCGCGCCCCGTGCGGGCCGTCGGCGTGATCGGAGCAGGCCTCATGGCCAGCCAGCTGGCTCTCCTCTTCGCCCGCCAGCTGCGCGTTCCAGTCCTCCTAACCGACCTGTCATCAAACCGGATCGACTCGGCACTGGAATGGATCAGCAACCAGACCGAAAAGCTCGTGACACGCGGCCTGCTGAATTCAACTGAGGCCGAGGACGTCCGGGCCCTCATCACCGGCACCACCGACAAATCCGACTTCGCAGACCGGGACGTCGTGATCGAGGCAGTCTTCGAAGAACTCGACGTCAAACGCCAGGTCTTCGCCCAAGTGGAAGACGTGCTCAGTCCCGAGGCCATACTGCTGACGAACACCTCCTCCCTGTCGATCGCCGACATCGCCGCCGGGCTCTCCCATCCCGAACGGCTTGTCGGGTTCCACTTCTTCAACCCTGTTGACGTCCTGCCCCTCGTGGAACTCATCGCCACCCCGCAAACTGACCCAGCAACCGTCTCCACCGCCCTGGCACTGGCCAGAAAGCTGCACAAGACACCGGTGCTCGTGAAGGACAGGCCCGGATTCGTCGTCAACCGCCTGCTCACGCGCCTCATCAGTGAGACCCTGCAGCTGATCGACGACGGCGCGGACCCCCATACCGTGGACCACGCACTGGATTCCTTGGGGCTGCCGATGACGCCCTTGCGGCTGCTGCAGTTCATCGGACCGGCCGTCCAGCAGCACATCGGCGATACCCTGCACGCCGCCTACCCGGACCGGTTCACCGTCAGCAGCAGCCTGAAGGCCATCGTTACCGCCGGCATGCCCGGATACCTGGACAAAGACGGGCAGATATCGCCCGCCGCAGCAGCCCTCCTGCCTGAACCTGCACCGATCGCGCCCGACCAGGTCCGAACCCAAATCCTGGACGCGCTGTCCCAGGAAACCGAGCTCATGCTCACCGAAACAGTCGTGGAAGGACCCGAACACATTGATTTGTGCATGATCCTCGGCGCAAACTTCCCCTTCCACACCGGCGGACTCACACCACTTCTGGACCGCGAAGCCGGCACGGCCTTCCGCGCGGACCCCAACCGCACCGCTAAGGAGACAGTATGA
- a CDS encoding acetyl-CoA C-acetyltransferase yields MNTLDINALEVVVVGAARTPQGRLMGQLAPLPAVALGGAAIRGALAHARVNPVGVDAVIMGHALQAGAGQNPARQAAVAAGIPLQTHASTVNKVCLSGLTAIIEGVRMLRLGEAAIVVAGGQESMSNAPHVLAGSRAGTVYGDTTLKDSAAWDGLTDAFSQETMGLGTDRANEELRLTRADQDDVAAMSHQRAAAAQSKGLFTAEIVPVPVPQHRGDDLLVTADEGVRAATTAEVLGKLKPAFSPAGTVTAGNASPLNDGAAAIVLTTRGYADANGLDTLAVIRSHGQIAGPDTSLPDKPALAIQKALDHEGWKVEDLDFIEINEAFASVALHSAAMLDMDLKRVNVNGGAIALGHPIGASGARVVVSAVHELLRRRQGTAAVALCGGGGQGEALLLSL; encoded by the coding sequence ATGAACACCCTGGACATCAACGCCCTGGAGGTTGTCGTTGTCGGCGCCGCGCGAACCCCGCAGGGGCGCCTCATGGGCCAACTCGCCCCGCTGCCGGCGGTCGCCTTGGGCGGAGCTGCGATCCGTGGGGCTCTCGCACACGCGCGCGTGAACCCCGTCGGCGTTGACGCAGTCATCATGGGCCACGCCCTGCAGGCCGGAGCAGGGCAGAACCCCGCCCGGCAGGCCGCCGTCGCCGCAGGCATCCCGCTCCAGACCCATGCCAGCACGGTCAACAAAGTATGCCTGTCGGGCCTTACCGCCATTATTGAAGGCGTACGCATGCTGCGCCTCGGAGAGGCGGCCATTGTTGTCGCCGGTGGACAGGAATCCATGAGCAACGCACCGCACGTACTGGCCGGTTCCCGCGCCGGCACTGTCTACGGCGACACCACACTCAAAGATTCTGCGGCATGGGACGGGCTCACCGACGCCTTCAGCCAAGAAACAATGGGCCTTGGCACTGACCGGGCCAACGAGGAACTGCGACTGACCCGTGCCGACCAGGACGACGTAGCCGCCATGTCCCATCAGCGGGCGGCCGCAGCCCAAAGCAAGGGACTGTTCACGGCGGAGATCGTCCCCGTACCTGTCCCGCAGCACCGTGGAGACGATCTGCTTGTGACAGCTGACGAAGGGGTCCGAGCCGCCACCACAGCAGAAGTGCTGGGCAAGCTAAAACCAGCCTTTTCCCCCGCCGGTACCGTAACAGCCGGCAACGCCTCACCCCTCAACGACGGGGCAGCAGCCATAGTCCTGACCACAAGGGGCTATGCCGACGCCAACGGCTTGGACACCCTCGCGGTGATACGCTCCCACGGACAAATCGCCGGTCCTGACACCTCCCTACCGGACAAACCTGCCCTCGCAATCCAAAAAGCCCTCGATCACGAAGGCTGGAAAGTGGAGGACCTGGACTTCATCGAAATCAACGAAGCCTTCGCCTCTGTCGCCCTGCATTCAGCAGCCATGCTCGACATGGACCTCAAGCGCGTCAACGTCAACGGCGGAGCGATCGCCCTCGGACATCCCATCGGAGCCTCAGGTGCCCGCGTCGTCGTATCCGCGGTCCACGAACTACTGCGCCGCAGACAGGGAACAGCCGCAGTGGCCTTATGTGGCGGAGGCGGACAAGGCGAGGCGCTGCTTCTCTCCCTTTAG
- a CDS encoding ATP-binding protein: MESALNPYSPGSGRRPFELAGRQSEIDAFDLLLAKTRQRRPDRGIVLHGLRGVGKTVLLNEFRRQAEHAGFMVVSLEGRDAEGGPKAIRAKLARNLLQAGRKLNRRGAGTRLVAALGSIASFSAKLGVTGIDIGVNLNHGRADSGSIEVDLEELIEDLCEALAENRSGLIFIIDEMQDLDDGLIAALLSAQHLANQREWPFYIAGAGLPNLPSVLAEARSYAERIFNYRSIGALTREAAEAALVVPASRHGARYVPQAKDLLLDASGGYPYFLQEYGYAAWETAPEKTVTVEDATVAVAIGQAQLDQGFFPSRWKRASNAEKAFLRLMAMDGDAGSSTSELARRAEKKQSSMTQTRSSLIEKGIIYAPALGTVAFTVPGMAEYVQRLSE, encoded by the coding sequence ATGGAGAGCGCACTGAATCCCTATTCACCAGGTTCTGGACGGCGTCCCTTTGAATTGGCCGGCCGCCAGAGCGAGATTGACGCTTTCGATTTGCTGCTGGCGAAGACGCGACAACGCCGCCCTGATCGGGGCATCGTCTTGCACGGACTGCGGGGCGTAGGAAAGACCGTGCTGCTGAATGAGTTCCGGCGTCAGGCCGAACATGCCGGGTTCATGGTGGTCAGCCTTGAGGGCAGGGACGCCGAGGGTGGGCCGAAAGCCATCCGGGCCAAGCTTGCGCGCAACCTTCTGCAGGCAGGGCGAAAGCTGAACCGACGCGGTGCCGGAACCCGTCTCGTCGCTGCGCTGGGCAGCATTGCCTCCTTTTCGGCCAAGCTGGGCGTTACGGGTATCGACATCGGTGTGAATCTGAACCATGGACGGGCCGACTCGGGATCGATCGAAGTGGACCTGGAGGAACTCATCGAGGATCTGTGCGAAGCGCTGGCCGAAAACCGGTCGGGCCTGATCTTTATCATCGACGAAATGCAGGATCTGGATGATGGACTCATTGCCGCGCTCCTGAGCGCTCAACATCTGGCAAACCAGCGCGAATGGCCCTTCTACATTGCCGGCGCAGGCCTGCCCAACCTGCCCTCAGTGCTGGCAGAAGCACGGTCCTACGCGGAGCGCATCTTCAATTACCGCAGCATCGGAGCGCTGACCAGGGAGGCTGCCGAAGCGGCCCTCGTCGTCCCGGCCTCCCGGCATGGCGCACGATACGTTCCTCAAGCCAAGGATCTTCTGCTCGACGCATCAGGCGGCTACCCCTATTTCCTGCAAGAGTACGGTTATGCGGCGTGGGAAACGGCGCCGGAGAAGACCGTGACAGTCGAAGATGCGACAGTTGCCGTAGCAATAGGCCAGGCACAGTTGGACCAGGGCTTCTTCCCTTCTCGCTGGAAGCGCGCTTCAAATGCCGAGAAGGCGTTCCTTCGACTAATGGCTATGGACGGCGATGCTGGCTCCAGTACCTCCGAACTTGCCCGGCGGGCGGAGAAGAAGCAGAGTTCCATGACCCAGACAAGATCCTCCCTGATAGAGAAAGGCATCATCTACGCGCCAGCACTTGGCACAGTGGCGTTTACGGTTCCTGGAATGGCGGAGTACGTCCAGCGCCTTAGCGAATAG
- a CDS encoding amylo-alpha-1,6-glucosidase yields MAGWNADTAAGPLGSGTVTLVEGTSFCISLPNGDIHPDNPHGAFFEDTRFLSRWSLTINGQPLEPLAAETKQPYRALFASRVTRSDGYADSPLIVERLREVAAGILEQITIRNYGLNPAKCLVSLRIESDFADLFEVKEARIPRRWEETRQADGDSLIIRALWQNARKGVIVKTEGADVTPETLTYRTVVAPQDQWTTELRVVPLVEGIDPDALFVHPNAGELSRSDRRRQEWVAKIPVLQMGNRSIERTLRRSYDDLGALRIEDPDHPERVVVAAGAPWFMTLFGRDSLLASSMALPVDPSLALGTLQTLADRQGRVVDPTSEEEPGKILHEVRLDVSSGLSLGGKSAYYGSVDATPLFVLVLGMVSRWGFARDTIAALLPHADRALDWIRDYGDKDGDGFVEYQRLNDQGLINQGWKDSWDGINFADGTLAEPPIALCEVQAYVYTAYQARAWMAYDAGETALGNELAELAAQLKKRFNEQFWLPERGYYAVALDGRKRPVDACASNMGHCLWLGLVDEDKAPQVAERLMSPEMFSGWGVRTLASDMRAYNPASYHNGSVWPHDNAIIATGLLRYGFVAEAQRISTALLEAAEYSGGRLPELFCGFSREQFTVPVPYPTACSPQAWAATTPIRLVTNLMRYDAHVSRGGLWMDPVLPESFGELHITNAPLAGGRITIDIAKSVPTVQGLPEGLVLHRGHRPWMTELLEQAKPHPQT; encoded by the coding sequence ATGGCTGGATGGAATGCTGACACGGCGGCGGGGCCCTTAGGTTCCGGGACGGTCACCTTGGTCGAGGGCACGTCCTTCTGCATTTCCTTGCCAAACGGTGACATCCATCCCGACAATCCGCACGGGGCTTTCTTTGAGGACACGCGCTTCCTGTCGCGTTGGAGTCTGACCATTAATGGCCAGCCATTGGAGCCGTTGGCAGCGGAGACGAAGCAGCCGTACCGTGCTCTATTTGCCAGCCGCGTCACCCGATCGGACGGCTACGCGGACAGCCCGTTAATCGTGGAGCGGCTGCGCGAAGTGGCGGCAGGGATCTTGGAGCAGATCACGATTCGGAACTATGGCCTGAATCCTGCAAAATGCCTTGTTTCCCTGAGAATTGAGTCCGACTTCGCGGATCTTTTCGAGGTCAAGGAGGCCCGGATTCCGCGGCGATGGGAGGAAACTCGGCAAGCGGACGGTGATTCGTTGATCATCCGGGCTCTCTGGCAGAACGCCCGGAAGGGTGTCATCGTCAAGACCGAGGGGGCTGACGTCACCCCTGAGACCCTGACTTACCGGACGGTTGTCGCGCCCCAGGACCAATGGACCACGGAGCTTCGCGTGGTGCCCCTCGTGGAAGGAATCGACCCTGACGCGCTGTTTGTCCATCCGAACGCCGGTGAACTGTCTCGGAGTGACCGGCGCCGGCAGGAGTGGGTGGCCAAGATACCGGTGCTGCAGATGGGAAACCGGTCCATCGAACGGACGTTGCGCCGCAGCTACGACGATCTGGGTGCCCTTCGGATTGAGGACCCCGACCACCCTGAACGTGTCGTGGTGGCCGCCGGGGCGCCCTGGTTCATGACCCTGTTCGGCAGGGACTCGCTGTTGGCTTCGTCAATGGCGCTGCCGGTAGACCCCTCCCTGGCCTTAGGTACGCTGCAGACGCTAGCGGATCGACAGGGAAGAGTGGTGGATCCGACAAGCGAAGAGGAACCGGGCAAGATCCTGCACGAGGTCAGGCTTGACGTCTCCAGCGGGCTTTCCTTAGGCGGCAAGTCCGCGTATTACGGCAGCGTCGACGCGACGCCGCTGTTCGTGCTGGTACTCGGAATGGTCAGCCGATGGGGCTTCGCCAGGGACACCATCGCCGCACTGCTGCCCCATGCCGACCGGGCGCTGGACTGGATCAGGGATTACGGCGACAAGGACGGCGACGGGTTCGTCGAGTATCAGCGGCTCAACGACCAGGGGCTGATCAATCAGGGCTGGAAGGACTCCTGGGACGGTATTAACTTCGCAGACGGCACGCTGGCCGAACCCCCTATTGCGCTATGCGAGGTGCAAGCCTACGTCTACACGGCCTATCAGGCGCGCGCCTGGATGGCCTACGACGCCGGCGAGACAGCTCTTGGGAATGAACTCGCCGAGCTTGCGGCGCAGCTGAAGAAACGGTTCAACGAGCAGTTCTGGCTGCCCGAGCGCGGGTACTATGCCGTCGCCCTCGATGGCCGGAAGCGGCCGGTCGACGCGTGCGCCTCCAATATGGGTCACTGCCTATGGCTCGGCCTCGTGGACGAGGATAAAGCCCCGCAGGTGGCCGAACGTCTGATGTCCCCGGAAATGTTCAGCGGCTGGGGCGTGCGTACCCTGGCCAGCGACATGCGTGCCTACAACCCCGCCAGCTACCACAACGGCTCAGTTTGGCCGCATGACAATGCCATCATCGCGACCGGCCTGCTCCGGTACGGTTTCGTGGCGGAGGCACAGCGGATCTCCACGGCTCTACTCGAAGCAGCCGAGTACTCGGGCGGCAGGCTCCCGGAGCTTTTTTGCGGCTTCAGTCGGGAACAGTTCACCGTACCCGTCCCCTATCCGACGGCGTGCTCCCCACAGGCTTGGGCAGCGACCACGCCGATCCGGCTCGTGACGAACCTCATGCGGTATGACGCCCACGTTTCCCGCGGTGGCCTATGGATGGATCCTGTGCTCCCGGAGTCCTTTGGCGAGCTGCACATCACCAACGCGCCCCTGGCCGGAGGCCGGATCACAATCGACATTGCCAAGTCCGTCCCCACAGTTCAGGGGCTGCCCGAAGGGCTAGTACTCCACCGCGGGCACCGTCCGTGGATGACTGAACTCCTGGAGCAGGCCAAACCTCACCCGCAGACGTAA
- a CDS encoding ATP-binding protein, giving the protein MDPVLNPYSPGAGRKPAALVGREQPRRDWQIAIDRVEAGRTAQPVVLYGLRGVGKTVLLSDFRRSAAERGWLVAQVEAGAGKSLREALGEALHAPLADLARPSAGRRLLKALKTAVSFKASYDQDGTWNFGLDLSGASGGGADTGVLETDLRKLIHDLALAAEEENVGLAILVDEAQDLDQAELVALCAIAHAAAQDDWRVLFAFAGLPSLPRVLAEAKSYAERFNYEKIEELRGTIASEALTKPAGEDGVEWDESAVALIVGESAGYPYFLQQFGQDTWNAATGANITYDDARVGAANGRAALDSGFFRARWDRATRAEQNYLRAMAEDGDKGSSSGEIAARLGRGPASFGPIRANLIAKGLVYAPEHGVIAFTVPGMAAFIKRQPR; this is encoded by the coding sequence TTGGATCCGGTATTGAATCCTTACTCGCCTGGTGCCGGCCGGAAACCTGCGGCTCTTGTCGGCAGGGAGCAGCCCCGCAGGGATTGGCAGATTGCGATTGACCGGGTTGAGGCCGGCAGAACGGCTCAGCCTGTCGTCCTGTACGGGTTGAGGGGAGTGGGTAAGACGGTCTTGCTCTCTGACTTCCGACGGTCCGCGGCCGAGCGGGGCTGGCTGGTGGCCCAGGTCGAGGCAGGCGCCGGCAAGTCATTGCGCGAAGCGTTGGGCGAAGCGCTGCACGCGCCACTTGCCGATCTCGCGCGTCCGTCCGCGGGGCGGCGCCTCCTGAAGGCGCTGAAGACTGCGGTCAGCTTCAAAGCCTCCTATGACCAGGACGGAACGTGGAACTTCGGCCTTGACCTGTCAGGGGCCTCGGGCGGGGGAGCGGATACGGGTGTCCTCGAAACCGACCTCCGTAAACTCATCCACGACCTGGCCCTGGCTGCAGAAGAAGAGAACGTGGGCCTGGCGATCCTGGTCGATGAAGCGCAGGACCTTGATCAGGCCGAGCTCGTGGCGCTCTGCGCGATCGCCCATGCCGCCGCACAGGACGACTGGCGGGTCCTTTTTGCGTTTGCCGGCCTGCCGAGCCTGCCCCGGGTCCTCGCCGAAGCGAAGTCCTATGCCGAACGGTTCAATTACGAAAAGATCGAGGAACTCCGCGGAACCATCGCGTCCGAGGCGCTCACGAAACCAGCGGGCGAGGACGGGGTCGAGTGGGACGAATCCGCCGTCGCGCTGATAGTCGGCGAAAGCGCTGGCTACCCGTACTTCCTGCAGCAGTTCGGGCAAGACACCTGGAACGCCGCGACCGGGGCGAACATCACGTACGACGATGCCCGGGTCGGTGCGGCCAATGGCCGGGCGGCCCTGGACAGCGGGTTCTTCCGGGCCCGCTGGGACCGGGCCACCAGGGCCGAGCAGAACTATCTCAGGGCCATGGCTGAAGACGGTGACAAGGGAAGCTCATCGGGCGAAATCGCAGCCCGGCTGGGACGCGGTCCAGCCAGCTTCGGCCCGATCCGCGCGAATCTGATCGCCAAAGGCCTTGTCTACGCTCCCGAACACGGAGTCATCGCCTTTACCGTCCCAGGAATGGCGGCTTTCATCAAACGCCAACCGAGGTAG